The Methylobacterium sp. PvR107 genome contains a region encoding:
- a CDS encoding RBBP9/YdeN family alpha/beta hydrolase — translation MKTADCDILIVPGLGGSEEDHWQARWAGRLATARVVEQDEWHAPTPEAWCGTIAAAVAAATRPVILIAHSLGVVASVEAVPRFTPGVVRGALFVALPDVEEAPGLPDSVRAFAPIPRDPLPFPSLLVASRTDPHCRYARADDFAHAWGALTVDAGESGHINVASGHGPWPEGLMRLAGFLKGL, via the coding sequence ATGAAGACCGCCGATTGCGACATCCTCATCGTTCCGGGGCTCGGAGGGTCCGAGGAGGATCACTGGCAGGCCCGTTGGGCCGGCCGGCTCGCCACGGCCCGCGTGGTCGAGCAGGACGAATGGCACGCGCCGACGCCGGAGGCGTGGTGCGGAACGATCGCCGCGGCGGTCGCCGCCGCGACCCGGCCGGTGATCCTGATCGCCCACAGCCTCGGCGTGGTCGCCAGCGTCGAGGCGGTGCCGCGCTTCACCCCGGGCGTCGTGCGCGGCGCCCTGTTCGTGGCTCTCCCGGACGTCGAGGAGGCGCCGGGCCTGCCGGATTCGGTGCGCGCCTTCGCGCCGATCCCGCGCGACCCCCTGCCCTTCCCGTCGCTCCTCGTCGCCAGCCGCACCGACCCGCATTGCCGCTACGCGCGCGCCGACGATTTCGCCCATGCCTGGGGGGCGCTCACGGTCGATGCCGGCGAGTCCGGCCACATCAATGTGGCGAGCGGGCACGGTCCCTGGCCCGAGGGGCTGATGCGTCTGGCCGGTTTTCTGAAGGGGCTGTGA
- a CDS encoding YcjX family protein codes for MPLTDLAARAGSAVKAFAEASHDLLVQPTLRLGVTGLARSGKTVFTTALIHHLVETHALPAFAPAQEGRLRRARLVPQPDDDVPRFPFEEHFSTLTEARRWPRSTDRISQFRLELAYERAAGWRTGPATLMLDVVDYPGEWLLDLALIETNYTAWSRATINGTRRPGRAAVAAPWLAALKSFDANAPLDEVAAERASDAFKAYLAGLRAGPESVATTPPGRFLMPGDLAGSPALTFAPLDGLTGTIAPDSLAGLMERRFEAYKAKVVTPFFRDHFQRVDRQIVLVDVLSAVDAGPTALAELEEALDAVLLSLNIGRNTVLSRLFAPRADRVLFAATKADHLHQTSHDRLDALLRLLVSRAMRRTEAAGARVGTVALASVRATRETTVHDGGETLRAVAGTPEAGEVVGDEVFDGNGEAAIFPGELPARAEAVLEGAVEPGSLRFPRFRPPLVRPDGLGRPGHLPQIRLDRAMQFLIGDRLA; via the coding sequence GTGCCCCTGACCGACCTTGCCGCGCGCGCCGGCTCGGCCGTCAAAGCCTTCGCCGAAGCCTCGCACGACCTGCTGGTCCAGCCGACCCTGCGGCTCGGCGTGACCGGGCTCGCGCGCTCGGGCAAGACCGTCTTCACCACGGCGCTGATCCACCACCTCGTGGAGACGCACGCGCTGCCGGCTTTCGCCCCGGCGCAGGAGGGCCGACTGCGCCGCGCCCGCCTGGTGCCGCAGCCCGACGACGACGTGCCGCGCTTCCCCTTCGAGGAGCATTTCAGCACGCTGACCGAGGCAAGGCGCTGGCCGCGCTCGACCGACCGGATCAGCCAGTTCCGCCTGGAACTCGCCTACGAGCGCGCCGCCGGCTGGCGCACCGGCCCCGCGACCCTGATGCTCGACGTGGTCGATTATCCCGGCGAGTGGCTGCTCGACCTCGCGCTGATCGAGACGAACTACACGGCCTGGTCGCGGGCCACGATCAACGGCACGCGCCGGCCGGGCCGCGCCGCCGTGGCGGCTCCCTGGCTCGCCGCGCTGAAGAGCTTCGACGCGAACGCGCCGCTCGACGAGGTCGCGGCCGAGCGGGCGAGCGACGCGTTCAAGGCCTACCTCGCGGGCCTGCGCGCCGGTCCGGAATCGGTCGCCACGACGCCACCGGGCCGGTTCCTGATGCCCGGCGACCTCGCGGGCTCGCCCGCGCTCACCTTCGCGCCGCTGGACGGGCTCACCGGAACCATCGCGCCCGACAGCCTCGCCGGCCTGATGGAGCGGCGCTTCGAGGCCTACAAGGCCAAGGTCGTGACGCCGTTCTTCCGCGACCATTTCCAGCGGGTCGACCGGCAGATCGTGCTGGTCGACGTCCTCTCCGCGGTCGATGCCGGCCCGACCGCCCTGGCGGAGCTGGAGGAGGCGCTGGACGCGGTGCTGCTCAGCCTCAACATCGGCCGCAACACCGTCCTGTCCCGGCTGTTCGCCCCCCGGGCCGACCGGGTTCTGTTCGCCGCCACCAAGGCCGACCATCTCCACCAGACGAGCCACGACCGGCTCGACGCGCTGCTGCGCCTCCTCGTCTCCCGCGCCATGCGGCGGACCGAGGCCGCGGGCGCCCGGGTCGGCACCGTGGCCCTCGCCTCGGTGCGTGCCACGCGCGAGACCACGGTCCATGACGGCGGCGAGACGCTGCGCGCCGTGGCCGGGACCCCGGAGGCCGGCGAAGTGGTCGGCGACGAGGTCTTCGACGGCAACGGCGAGGCCGCGATCTTCCCGGGCGAGCTGCCCGCGCGGGCGGAGGCGGTGCTGGAGGGGGCGGTCGAGCCGGGCTCGCTGCGCTTCCCGCGCTTCCGGCCGCCCCTGGTCCGGCCCGACGGGCTCGGCCGGCCCGGCCACCTGCCGCAGATCAGGCTCGACCGTGCGATGCAGTTCCTGATCGGCGACAGGCTGGCGTGA
- the hisN gene encoding histidinol-phosphatase, with amino-acid sequence MSVVELGRFMDDLADASGKAILPFFRAQFGLDDKARGGAPFDPVTEADRAAEVVLRAMIGQTFPGHGILGEEFGSERTDAECVWVLDPIDGTRAFIAGLPTWGTLIGLTRNGAPVRGLMHQPYLAERFTGDGRNARLRAPSGERTLRTRRCGDLAQAILATTDPRLFAAGEEADRFRSLEGRVRMSRYGADCYAYCMLAAGQIDLVVEAGLKPYDIVALIPIVEGAGGRVTAWDGGSAAAGGRVVAAGDPRLHEAALKVLNP; translated from the coding sequence ATGAGCGTGGTCGAACTCGGACGGTTCATGGACGACCTCGCGGACGCGTCCGGGAAGGCGATCCTGCCGTTCTTCCGCGCCCAGTTCGGCCTGGATGACAAGGCCCGGGGCGGCGCCCCCTTCGACCCCGTGACCGAGGCCGACCGGGCCGCCGAGGTCGTGCTCCGGGCGATGATCGGCCAGACCTTTCCGGGCCACGGCATCCTCGGCGAGGAATTCGGCTCGGAACGCACCGATGCCGAGTGCGTCTGGGTTCTCGATCCGATCGACGGCACCCGGGCCTTCATCGCGGGTCTGCCCACCTGGGGCACGCTGATCGGGCTGACCCGCAACGGCGCGCCGGTGCGCGGGCTGATGCATCAGCCCTACCTGGCGGAGCGCTTCACCGGGGACGGGCGCAACGCCCGCCTGCGCGCGCCCTCGGGCGAGCGGACCCTGCGCACGCGCCGCTGCGGGGATCTCGCCCAGGCGATCCTGGCCACCACGGATCCGCGGCTGTTCGCGGCGGGCGAGGAGGCCGACCGCTTCCGGTCCCTCGAAGGCCGGGTGCGGATGTCCCGCTACGGTGCCGATTGCTACGCCTATTGCATGCTGGCGGCGGGACAGATCGACCTCGTCGTCGAGGCGGGCTTGAAGCCCTACGACATCGTCGCGCTGATCCCGATCGTGGAAGGTGCCGGCGGCCGGGTCACGGCCTGGGACGGGGGCTCGGCAGCGGCCGGCGGCCGTGTCGTGGCGGCGGGCGACCCACGGCTGCACGAGGCGGCGCTCAAGGTGTTGAACCCGTGA
- a CDS encoding UV damage endonuclease UvsE encodes MRDHPRLGFCCKFVLDEPPGTHATLKAEREATLHMNLTSVTMAHLAKLEPAARRTKLSGLVAHNLDALKRQIAWVGARPPLERLLRMASNVLPGYTHPIAQAIYAEPEMAALVERGLAEAGALARRLEVRLSFHPGPFCLLASRNPAAIENGLSELDYHAEIFERMGYGGGWHPHGAHINIHVGAGDPGVDGFRATLPRASRVARDLVTVENDENVFGLDAVLRLADLVPVVLDLHHHWVQSGGEYLEPDDPRIAQVQASWRGVRPVAHISVSREAVAAACDPDALPDFPALREAGHAVRDLAAHSDMMWNRAINGLVARHLVWADFEIEAKAKNRASMQIARDIAELERAGPIAAE; translated from the coding sequence ATGCGCGATCACCCCCGTCTCGGCTTCTGTTGCAAGTTCGTCCTCGACGAGCCCCCCGGCACCCACGCCACCCTCAAGGCGGAGCGGGAGGCGACCCTTCACATGAATCTCACCAGCGTCACGATGGCCCATCTCGCCAAGCTGGAACCCGCCGCGCGGCGGACGAAGCTCTCCGGGCTGGTGGCGCACAATCTCGACGCCCTCAAGCGCCAGATCGCCTGGGTCGGAGCCCGGCCGCCGCTGGAGCGCCTGCTGCGCATGGCGAGCAATGTCCTGCCCGGCTACACCCACCCGATCGCCCAGGCGATCTACGCGGAGCCCGAGATGGCGGCGCTCGTCGAGCGCGGCCTCGCCGAGGCGGGGGCGCTGGCGCGCCGCCTCGAGGTCCGCCTGAGCTTCCACCCGGGCCCGTTCTGCCTCCTTGCGAGCCGCAACCCGGCGGCGATCGAGAACGGCCTGTCGGAACTCGACTATCACGCCGAGATCTTCGAGCGCATGGGCTATGGCGGCGGCTGGCATCCGCACGGCGCTCACATCAACATCCATGTCGGCGCCGGCGACCCCGGGGTCGATGGTTTCCGCGCGACCCTGCCGCGGGCGAGCCGGGTGGCGCGCGACCTCGTCACGGTGGAGAACGACGAGAACGTCTTCGGCCTCGACGCGGTGCTGCGGCTCGCCGACCTCGTGCCGGTGGTGCTCGACCTGCACCACCATTGGGTCCAGAGCGGCGGCGAATATCTCGAGCCGGACGATCCCCGGATCGCGCAGGTGCAGGCGTCCTGGCGCGGCGTACGGCCCGTGGCCCATATCAGCGTGTCGCGCGAGGCGGTCGCGGCCGCGTGCGATCCGGACGCCCTGCCCGACTTCCCGGCCCTGCGCGAGGCCGGCCACGCGGTCCGGGACCTCGCGGCGCATTCCGACATGATGTGGAACCGGGCGATCAACGGCCTCGTCGCCCGCCACCTCGTCTGGGCGGATTTCGAGATCGAGGCCAAGGCGAAGAACCGCGCGTCGATGCAGATCGCCCGCGACATCGCCGAGTTGGAGCGCGCGGGGCCGATCGCCGCCGAATGA
- a CDS encoding YihY/virulence factor BrkB family protein, with protein MPPSPSRPSGQPDTGSILWILMLGSALVALAAAPARRGVPARDRDAEPPVDPEPPQETGAANKGIAAGARSISGRAAQLTAATQPERGRAANSPAEMTRSGWKDIAVRVYLEFNKDRVLAVAAGVTFYTLLSLFPAIAALVTCYGLFADVTVINDHLAQLHAVLPTGAVELIGDQVKRIASRGTGSLSVTFFTSLVLSLWSANAAMKAMFDALNVVYEEEEKRNFFWLNLRSLTFTVGALLFIIIALNAIVVVPVVLNYLGLGSTAWLLAALRWPAILIVLLGALSVLYRFGPSREHARWRWVGVGSVIAGLLWLIASLLFSWYVANFGTYNETYGSLGAVIGFMTWIWISSTIVLLGGEINAELEHQTARDTTTGAPLPMGHRQARMADTVGAAA; from the coding sequence ATGCCCCCGTCGCCCTCGCGCCCGAGCGGACAGCCAGATACCGGCTCCATCCTGTGGATCCTGATGCTCGGTTCGGCGCTGGTCGCCCTCGCGGCGGCACCGGCGCGGCGCGGGGTACCGGCCCGCGATCGGGACGCCGAACCGCCGGTCGACCCCGAGCCGCCGCAGGAGACGGGCGCAGCGAACAAGGGCATTGCCGCCGGGGCGCGCTCGATCTCGGGCCGCGCCGCGCAACTCACGGCGGCCACCCAGCCGGAGCGCGGCCGCGCCGCCAACAGCCCCGCCGAAATGACGCGATCCGGCTGGAAGGACATCGCGGTCCGGGTCTACCTCGAGTTCAACAAGGACCGGGTGCTGGCGGTCGCCGCCGGCGTCACCTTCTACACGCTGCTGTCGCTGTTCCCGGCGATCGCCGCGCTCGTGACCTGCTACGGCCTGTTCGCCGACGTGACCGTGATCAACGACCACCTCGCGCAGCTGCACGCCGTGCTTCCGACCGGGGCCGTCGAGCTGATCGGCGATCAGGTCAAGCGCATCGCGTCCCGGGGCACCGGCTCGCTGAGCGTGACCTTCTTCACCAGCCTGGTGCTGTCGCTCTGGAGCGCGAACGCCGCCATGAAGGCGATGTTCGACGCGCTGAACGTGGTCTACGAGGAGGAGGAGAAGCGCAATTTCTTCTGGCTGAACCTCCGCTCCCTGACCTTCACGGTGGGTGCGCTCCTGTTCATCATCATCGCGCTCAACGCGATCGTGGTGGTGCCGGTGGTGCTGAACTATCTCGGCCTCGGCTCGACCGCCTGGCTGCTGGCGGCCCTGCGCTGGCCGGCCATCCTGATCGTGCTGCTCGGCGCCCTCTCGGTGCTCTACCGGTTCGGCCCGAGCCGGGAGCACGCCCGGTGGCGCTGGGTCGGGGTCGGCAGCGTGATCGCGGGCCTGCTCTGGCTCATCGCCTCGCTGCTCTTCTCATGGTACGTGGCCAATTTCGGCACCTACAACGAGACCTACGGCTCGCTCGGCGCCGTGATCGGCTTCATGACCTGGATCTGGATCTCGTCGACGATCGTCCTGCTCGGAGGCGAGATCAACGCGGAGCTGGAGCATCAGACCGCCCGCGACACGACCACGGGCGCCCCCCTGCCGATGGGGCACCGTCAGGCCCGGATGGCCGATACGGTCGGCGCGGCGGCCTGA
- a CDS encoding YcjF family protein, whose amino-acid sequence MTSGQKPRAFRITPERDVEPDVATTPLAARPPQARIVEEPFEIVDAADGVAVPVAPRRRSPWGALFLSAVGALVSLGIGLSVERMIADLFQAAPWLGWVALALLGLAALALLAIVVRELAGLRRERKIERLRQSALDALGTRDHTGAQAVVQALSAFYADRESLSAGRARIDAAADAILDVDDRIGLAERELLAGLDRQARNAIATAAKQVSAVTALSPRAIVDVAFVVFAAVRLLRRIAAIYGGRPGFLGFLRLARAAVAHLTVTGGMAVGESVMQQVLGLGIAARVSAKLGEGVLNGLMTARFGLAALNVCRPLPFVREAPPRLADVAGELLRSAEAEPK is encoded by the coding sequence ATGACCTCCGGCCAGAAACCCCGCGCCTTCCGGATCACGCCCGAGCGGGACGTCGAGCCGGACGTCGCCACGACGCCGCTCGCCGCCCGGCCGCCGCAGGCCCGGATCGTCGAGGAGCCCTTCGAAATCGTCGACGCCGCCGACGGCGTCGCCGTGCCGGTCGCTCCGCGCCGGCGCTCGCCCTGGGGGGCGCTGTTCCTGTCGGCGGTCGGCGCTCTGGTCTCCCTGGGAATCGGCCTGTCGGTCGAGCGGATGATCGCCGACCTGTTCCAGGCGGCCCCCTGGCTCGGCTGGGTGGCGCTCGCCCTGCTCGGCCTCGCCGCCCTGGCGCTCCTGGCGATCGTGGTCCGGGAACTCGCCGGTCTGCGCCGCGAGCGCAAGATCGAGCGCCTCCGTCAGTCGGCCCTCGACGCCCTCGGCACCCGTGACCACACGGGCGCGCAGGCGGTGGTGCAGGCGCTCTCAGCCTTCTACGCCGACCGCGAATCCCTGTCGGCGGGCCGCGCCCGGATCGACGCCGCCGCCGACGCGATCCTCGACGTGGACGACCGGATCGGCCTGGCCGAGCGCGAGCTGCTCGCGGGCCTGGACCGTCAGGCGCGCAACGCCATCGCGACGGCGGCCAAGCAGGTCTCGGCGGTGACGGCTTTGAGCCCGCGGGCGATCGTGGACGTCGCCTTCGTGGTCTTCGCCGCCGTCCGGCTGCTGCGCCGGATCGCGGCGATCTACGGCGGACGGCCGGGCTTCCTCGGCTTCCTGCGGCTCGCGCGCGCCGCGGTCGCGCATCTCACCGTCACCGGCGGGATGGCGGTGGGCGAGAGCGTGATGCAGCAGGTGCTGGGGCTGGGGATCGCCGCCCGCGTTTCGGCCAAGCTGGGCGAGGGGGTACTCAATGGGCTGATGACCGCCCGGTTCGGGCTCGCGGCCCTCAATGTCTGCCGCCCGCTGCCCTTCGTGCGGGAGGCGCCGCCGCGGCTCGCCGACGTGGCCGGCGAGTTGCTGCGCTCGGCCGAGGCCGAGCCGAAATAG
- the msrB gene encoding peptide-methionine (R)-S-oxide reductase MsrB, whose translation MSDTPTTARATRSDAAWRAALTPEKYRVLRAHGTERAGTSGLRAEKRPGTFTCAGCGQPLFEQETKFESGTGWPSFFAPIAGAVATSVDHSYWMVRTEVHCARCRGHLCHVFEDGHAPTGLRYCMNGIAMPFEPAGMTRSGI comes from the coding sequence TTGTCGGATACGCCGACCACCGCGCGAGCGACCCGCAGCGACGCCGCGTGGCGCGCGGCGCTCACGCCGGAGAAGTACCGGGTCCTGCGCGCGCACGGCACGGAGCGGGCCGGCACGAGCGGACTGCGCGCCGAGAAGCGTCCGGGCACCTTCACCTGCGCGGGCTGCGGGCAGCCGCTGTTCGAACAGGAGACCAAGTTCGAATCCGGGACGGGCTGGCCGAGCTTCTTCGCGCCGATCGCGGGCGCCGTCGCGACGTCGGTCGATCACAGCTACTGGATGGTCCGCACCGAAGTGCACTGCGCCCGCTGCCGGGGCCATCTCTGCCACGTCTTCGAGGACGGCCACGCCCCCACGGGTCTGCGCTACTGCATGAACGGCATTGCGATGCCGTTCGAACCGGCAGGCATGACGCGATCTGGGATTTAA
- a CDS encoding AI-2E family transporter, with amino-acid sequence MGTRTPVGVEVAARPGTPPRPTRVAAAETPRAAMASPVVVGATIIAALYFGREIFIPIAIALLLSFVLTPLVNRLRRLRLPRLVAVGLSVFLTLGIVAALATLIGIQAADLAGDVPRYRSTIERKVEGLRDSPVGHLTAYVANIGRALHVGGKEAGREPSPPTTAPPAEPAPAAGQGPAVPKPVLVEIAASQPGSLEMLSTVLSPVMHPLATVGIIFVVLLFVLMQREDLRDRMIRLAGSSDLHRTTVAIDDAARRLSRYFVVQLAFNAAFGVVIGIGLYVIGVPNPVLWAIFSALMRFVPYLGAVLSALLPMALAAAVDPGWNMMIAVAILFVVLEPLTGQVFEPIVYGQSTGLSPFAVLVSALFWTWLWGPVGLLLSTPLTVCLVVLGRYVEHLEFLDVLFGDRPALTPVQNFYQRILAGDAEEVLGHAELILQQCSLSSYYDEVVLKALELAARDAARGVLTARQKAAMRTALGELIADLSERSDAVADAAGETTESACSPMPMGPAPDALSQAWTRQGAVLCVAGRGFLDEAAAAILAQILEKRGLGVRTVPFAEAASARIARFEPGPAQMACVVSLALDGEPTHLRRLIRRLKGRMPGVPILLGLWLTQDEGPDRVTEQTTGADGRAVSLREAVEAVLAAAERKAEPQADDHAGMPPPSDRGPDAGEGTAREPARADA; translated from the coding sequence ATGGGCACGAGAACCCCGGTCGGGGTCGAGGTGGCGGCGCGACCCGGAACCCCGCCGCGACCGACCCGCGTCGCTGCGGCCGAGACGCCGCGGGCGGCGATGGCCTCGCCGGTCGTGGTCGGGGCCACCATCATCGCGGCCCTGTATTTCGGCCGCGAGATCTTCATCCCCATCGCGATCGCGCTGCTCCTGTCCTTCGTGCTGACGCCGCTGGTGAACCGCCTGCGGCGCCTGCGCCTGCCGCGGCTGGTGGCCGTGGGCCTGAGCGTGTTCCTGACCCTGGGCATCGTGGCGGCCCTGGCGACCCTGATCGGCATCCAGGCCGCCGACCTCGCCGGCGACGTCCCGCGCTATCGGTCCACCATCGAGCGCAAGGTCGAGGGGCTGCGCGACTCACCCGTCGGCCATCTCACCGCCTATGTGGCCAATATCGGCCGGGCCCTGCATGTCGGCGGCAAGGAGGCGGGCCGCGAGCCGTCGCCGCCGACCACCGCGCCGCCCGCCGAGCCGGCACCCGCGGCTGGCCAGGGGCCGGCGGTCCCGAAGCCCGTCCTGGTCGAGATCGCCGCCTCGCAGCCGGGGTCGCTGGAGATGCTCTCGACCGTGCTGTCGCCGGTCATGCATCCGCTCGCCACGGTGGGCATCATCTTCGTGGTGCTGCTCTTTGTGCTGATGCAGCGCGAGGACCTGCGCGACCGCATGATCCGGCTCGCGGGATCGAGCGACCTGCATCGCACCACCGTGGCGATCGACGATGCCGCGCGGCGGCTCAGCCGCTACTTCGTGGTGCAGCTCGCCTTCAACGCCGCCTTCGGCGTCGTGATCGGCATCGGGCTCTACGTCATCGGCGTGCCAAACCCGGTGCTCTGGGCGATCTTCTCGGCCCTGATGCGCTTCGTGCCCTATCTCGGGGCCGTCCTGTCGGCGCTCCTGCCGATGGCGCTCGCCGCCGCGGTCGATCCCGGCTGGAACATGATGATCGCGGTTGCGATCCTGTTCGTCGTCCTGGAACCGCTGACCGGCCAGGTGTTCGAGCCGATCGTCTACGGGCAATCCACCGGGCTCTCGCCCTTCGCCGTGCTGGTCTCGGCGCTGTTCTGGACCTGGCTGTGGGGGCCCGTCGGCCTGCTCCTGTCGACGCCGCTCACCGTCTGTCTCGTGGTGCTCGGACGCTACGTGGAGCACCTGGAATTCCTCGATGTGCTGTTCGGCGACCGGCCGGCCCTCACGCCCGTGCAGAATTTCTACCAGCGCATCCTGGCGGGCGACGCCGAGGAGGTGCTGGGCCATGCCGAGCTCATCCTGCAGCAATGCTCGCTGTCGTCCTACTACGACGAGGTGGTCCTGAAGGCCCTCGAACTCGCTGCCCGCGACGCGGCCCGGGGCGTTCTGACGGCGCGCCAGAAGGCGGCGATGCGTACGGCCCTCGGCGAGTTGATCGCGGACCTGTCCGAACGCAGCGACGCGGTCGCCGATGCCGCCGGCGAGACCACCGAGAGCGCCTGCAGCCCGATGCCGATGGGTCCGGCGCCCGACGCCCTGTCCCAGGCCTGGACGCGGCAGGGCGCGGTCCTGTGCGTCGCCGGGCGCGGCTTCCTGGACGAGGCCGCCGCCGCCATCCTCGCCCAGATCCTGGAAAAGCGCGGTCTCGGCGTCCGCACGGTCCCGTTCGCCGAGGCCGCCTCGGCGCGGATCGCGCGCTTCGAACCGGGCCCGGCCCAGATGGCCTGCGTGGTCTCCCTGGCGCTGGACGGCGAGCCGACCCATCTGCGCCGCTTGATTCGCCGCCTGAAGGGCCGGATGCCGGGGGTGCCGATCCTGCTCGGCCTCTGGCTCACGCAGGACGAGGGGCCGGATCGGGTGACGGAGCAGACGACCGGTGCCGACGGCCGCGCGGTCTCGTTGCGCGAAGCCGTCGAGGCCGTGCTCGCTGCCGCAGAGCGGAAAGCCGAGCCGCAGGCGGACGATCACGCCGGGATGCCCCCGCCATCGGATCGCGGCCCGGACGCCGGCGAGGGTACCGCCCGCGAGCCGGCGCGGGCGGACGCATGA
- a CDS encoding L,D-transpeptidase, which produces MAVVNWAGAAVLGGILACGLVAPATAGIVAQIDQSRQRMRVFVDGSPAYDWPVSTARRGYVTPNGRFRVGLMAPMWRSHKYYGSPMPHAMFFRGGYAIHGTYATGSLGRRASHGCIRLAPGHAAALFSLARRRGGAAVVIRN; this is translated from the coding sequence GTGGCTGTAGTCAATTGGGCCGGGGCTGCGGTCCTCGGCGGGATCCTGGCTTGCGGGCTGGTCGCACCGGCGACCGCGGGAATCGTCGCGCAGATCGACCAGTCGCGCCAGCGCATGCGCGTCTTCGTCGACGGCTCTCCGGCCTATGACTGGCCGGTATCCACCGCGCGACGCGGCTATGTCACGCCGAACGGCCGTTTCCGGGTCGGGCTGATGGCTCCGATGTGGCGCTCGCACAAGTATTACGGTTCGCCGATGCCGCACGCCATGTTCTTCCGGGGCGGCTACGCCATTCACGGCACCTACGCGACGGGGTCTCTCGGGCGCCGGGCGAGCCATGGCTGCATCCGCCTGGCGCCGGGACATGCGGCCGCCCTGTTCAGCCTGGCCCGCCGCCGCGGCGGCGCGGCGGTGGTCATCCGCAACTGA